The following DNA comes from Nitrospirota bacterium.
TCCGTTAAGCATCTTCTCAAGGTTTTCTTTAGTGCTCTCAGAGATAAGTCCGTTAAGCTCAGCGTATCTGGCGGCATGTTCCGCCTCCTCGGATGCAATCCGCTTAAGGGTCTCAGCTATCTCAGAGTAACCCTGCCTCTGAGCCTGACGCGCCATTGCAAAATAAAGACCAACTTCATGCGTCTCGCCATTGAAATTAGCCGTCACAGCGGCTTCAACCGGGGTGCCTTTGCTTATGCCGAGCATGTTTACATTAATAAGTTCCATCGTTTGCCTCCTTTTTATAAAACAGGACTATTTTAGTCCTATTTTATAAATAATAAAACTTTTTATGATATTTGTCAAGCTGATGCTTTTTATTCCCCCAGATACGCCTTTTTGATGTCAGAATCATAAAGCAGGTCGCCGCCCTTCCCTTCTTTTACAATCTTCCCTGATTCCAAGACATACGCCCTGTGAGCTAATCTCAAGGCCGCCTTTGCATTCTGCTCCACAAGCAATATCGTAAGCCCTTCTGCATTGAGTTCTCTAATCGTCTTAAAAATCTTTCCTACAATAATTGGCGCAAGCCCTAAAGAAGGCTCATCCAGCAAAAGCAGTTTCGGCGCTGACATGAGCGCCCTTCCGATTGCAAGCATCTGCTGTTCCCCTCCGCTCAATGTACCTCCGGGCTGCTTCTGCCTTTCCTTAAGCACAGGGAAAAGCTCAAAAACAGTTGCCAGTTGACTGTTGACAGTTGACTGTCTTCTGTTAACCGTGAACTGTTCACTGTTCACTGAGTACGCTCCCATCTCAAGATTTTCCATCACAGTAAGTTTTGGGAATATCCTCCTTCCTTCAGGGACCTGTGAAATTCCCCTTGCAACAATTTTATGCGGAGGCATGCCGTGTATTTCTTCGCCTTTAAAAATTACAGAGCCGGTCTTTGGTTTTAACACCCCGGATATAGTCATCAGGGCAGTGCTTTTGCCTGCGCCGTTGCTTCCTATGAGGCATATGATTTCACCCTTATCCACATAAAGGTTAATGCCCTTGACAGCCTCTATGTTCCCGTAAAATGTGCGTACGTCTCTAAGTAAAAGCATCAGAAAATATGTTCCTTCCCCAGATATGCCTCTATTACATCATGGTTGTTTTGTATTTCCCCTGGATTCCCTTCTGCAATTTTAATTCCGTGGTCCAGAACAACAATATGGTCGGATATGCCCATCACAACCTTCATGTCATGCTCTATGATTATCACAGTCTTGCCCCATTCCTTTATTTTTTTTATCAAATTCATTAATTCACTGCTTTCCTGCGGGTTCATGCCTGCCGCCGGTTCATCAAGCAATAGGATTTTAGGCTCTGTCGCAAGCGCCCTTGCAATCTCAAGACGCTTCTGGCCGCCGTAGGGAAGGCTTTCAGCAGGCATATCAGCATAATCCTGTATGCCGGCAAATTCAAGATACTCATAAGCCGTTGATCTTATCTCAGCCTCTTCTTTTTGGAATTTTCCTGTACGCATCACTGCTGTTATGATTCCTTCTTTTGAACGGGTATGCTGGCCTATCATCACATTTTCCAAAACGCTCATGCTGCCGAATATGCGTATGTTTTGAAAGGTCCGCACAATTCCCCTTGCGGTTATTTCACAAGTTTTTTTGTCTGTTATGTCCGCGCCCTCAAAAAATATCTGCCCTTTTGATGGAGGATAAAAGCCTGTAAGACAATTGAAAAGCGTTGTCTTGCCTGCGCCGTTAGGCCCGATAACCCCAAGAATAATACCCGGCGCAACTTTAAAGTTCACCTGCTCAACTGCCTTAAGCCCGCCGAATGTTTTTGTCAGTTCCCTTATCTCTAATATCATTGCCTTAAACTATTTGAACAATTTTCTAAAAGTCCATATTCGTTGTCATTCC
Coding sequences within:
- a CDS encoding rubrerythrin family protein, translating into MELINVNMLGISKGTPVEAAVTANFNGETHEVGLYFAMARQAQRQGYSEIAETLKRIASEEAEHAARYAELNGLISESTKENLEKMLNGEIGANKGKREAALKAKEVNVDEAHDFFDESSRDEARHAMMLKGLLERFFK
- a CDS encoding ABC transporter ATP-binding protein — encoded protein: MLLLRDVRTFYGNIEAVKGINLYVDKGEIICLIGSNGAGKSTALMTISGVLKPKTGSVIFKGEEIHGMPPHKIVARGISQVPEGRRIFPKLTVMENLEMGAYSVNSEQFTVNRRQSTVNSQLATVFELFPVLKERQKQPGGTLSGGEQQMLAIGRALMSAPKLLLLDEPSLGLAPIIVGKIFKTIRELNAEGLTILLVEQNAKAALRLAHRAYVLESGKIVKEGKGGDLLYDSDIKKAYLGE
- a CDS encoding ABC transporter ATP-binding protein yields the protein MILEIRELTKTFGGLKAVEQVNFKVAPGIILGVIGPNGAGKTTLFNCLTGFYPPSKGQIFFEGADITDKKTCEITARGIVRTFQNIRIFGSMSVLENVMIGQHTRSKEGIITAVMRTGKFQKEEAEIRSTAYEYLEFAGIQDYADMPAESLPYGGQKRLEIARALATEPKILLLDEPAAGMNPQESSELMNLIKKIKEWGKTVIIIEHDMKVVMGISDHIVVLDHGIKIAEGNPGEIQNNHDVIEAYLGKEHIF